The Triticum urartu cultivar G1812 chromosome 6, Tu2.1, whole genome shotgun sequence genome includes the window gatcgtttggacgcatttgattttgaatcacttgagacatgcaaatcataccacatgggcaagatgactgaaaggcctcgttttcagtaagatggaacaagaaagcaacttgttggaagtaatacattttgatgtgtgcagtccaatgagtgatgaggcacgcagtggatatcattatgttcttacttcacagatgatttgagtagatgctgagtatatttacttgatgaaacacaagtctgaattattgaaaggtttaagtaatttcagagtgaagttgaagatcgtcgtgacaagaggataaaatgtctatgatatgatcatagagatgaatatctgagttacgagtttggcatacaattaagacattgtggaaattgtttcacaactaataccgcctggaacaccatagtgtgatggtgtgtccgaacatcataattgcaccctattggatatggtgcatatcatgatgtctcttatcgaattaccactatcgtttatgggttaggcattagagacaaccgcattcactttaaatagggcaccacgcaattccattgagatgacaccgtatgaactatggtttagaaaaacctaagctgtcattcttaaaagtttggggctgcaacgcttatgtgaaaaagttttaggctgataagctcgaacccaaagtggataaatgcatcttcatagaatacccaaaacagtcgggtatacctcctatttcagatccggaagcaaaaatGATtatttctagaaacgggtcctttctcgaggaaaagtttctctcgaaagaattgagtgggaggatgatggagacttgatgaggttattgaaccgtcacttcaactagtgtgtagcagggcacaggaagttgttcctgtggcacctacaccaattgaagtggaagcttatgatagttatcatgaaacttcggatcaagtcactaccaaacctcataggtcgacaaggatgcgtactacttcagagtggtacgtaatcctgtcttggaagtcatgttgctagacaacaatgaacctacgagctatggagaagcgatggtgggcccgaattccgacaaatggctcgaggccataaaatccgagagaggatccatgtataaaaacaaggtatagactttgaaagaactacttgatggtcgtaaggctgttgggtgcagatggattttaaaaggaagacggacaatgatggtaagtgtcaccattaagaaagctcgacttatcgttaagatgttttccgacaagttcaaggagttgactatgatgagactttctcactcgtagcgatgctaagagtctgttagaattatgttagcagttactgcattatttatgaaatcttgcagatgggatgtcaaaacattgtttcctcgacgattttcttgaggaaaggttgtatgtgatacaaccagaaggttttgtcgatcctgaaagatgctaacaagtgtgcaaagctccagcaatccttctaaggaatggagtaagcatctcggagttggaatgtacgctttgatgagatgatcaaagattttgggtttatacaaagtttatgagaaacttgtatttccaaagaagtgagtgggagcactatagaattttttatgagtatatgttgttaacatattgttgatcagaaatgatgtagaatttctggaaagcatagaGGGTTATTtaaaaagtgtttttcaatggaaaacatGGATTAAGctcttgaacattgagcatcaagatctataaggatagatcaaaaacgcttaatagtactttcaaatgaatacatactgtgacaagattttgaaggagttcaaaatagatcagcaaagttcttggctgtgttacaaggtgtgagcattgagtaagactcaagagctgaccacggcagaagagagagaaaggacgaagatcgtcccctatgctttagacataggctctacagtatgctatgctgtgtaccgcacctgaagtgtgccttgccatgagtcagtcaaggggtacaagagtgatccaggaatggatcacatgacagccgtcgaacttatccttagtaactagtggactaaggaattttctcgattatggaggtggtaaaagagttcgtcataaagggttacgtcgatgcaaactttgacactaatccggatgactttgagtagtaaaccggattcgtatagtagagcggttatttggaatagctccaagtagcgcgtggtagctgcatctacacgatgacatagagatttgtaaagcacacatggatctgaaatgttcagacccgttgactaataaacctctctcacaagcaagatatgaacaaacctcatgggtgttggattcattacaatcacatagtgatgtgaactagattattgacactagtgcaagtgggagactgttggaaatatgccctagaggcataataaaatggttattattgtatttccttgttcatgataattgtctattgttcatgctataattgtattaactggaaaccgtaatacatgtgtgaatacatagaccacaacatgtccctagtaagcctctagttgactagctcgttgatcaatagatggttatggtttcctgaccatggacattggatgtcattgataacgggatcacatcattaggagaatgatgtgatggacaagacccaatcctaagcatagcacaagatcgtgtagttcgtttgctaagagcttttctaatgtcaagtatcatttccttagatcatgagattgtgcaactcccggataccgtaggaatgctttgggtgtaccaaacgtcacaacgtaactgggtggctataaaggtgcactacaggtatctccaaaagtgtctgttgggttggcacgaatcgagactgggatttgtcactccatatgacggagaggtatctctgggcccactcggtaatgcatcatcataatgagctcaatgtgactaaggagttagccacgggatcatgtgttacggaacgagtaaagtgacttgccggtaacaagattgaacgagctattgggataccgacgatcgaatctcgggcaagtaacataccgattgacaaagggaattgtatacgggattgattgaatccctgacatcgtggttcatccgatgagatcatcgtggaacatgtgggagccaatatgggtatccagatcccgctattggttattggccagagagatgtctcggtcatgtctgcatggttcccgaacccgtagggtctacacacttaaggttcggtgacgctagagttgttatggaaaatagtatgtggttatcgaaggttgttcggagtcccggatgagatcctggacgtgacgaggagttccggaatggtccggaggtgaagatcgatatattggacgaagggtattggagtccggaattattccgggggtaccgggtgacgaccagcgtgtccgaaaggggtttcggaggccccgacaagtgtttggggggccttatgggccaaggggaaggggcacaccagcccactaaaaggctgtgcgcccctcccaccccatctcacgtaaccaggagaggtgggggcgcctcccctagggcagcctcccctcctggcttggggggcaagtctcctagggttgggggcgcccaaaacccatctagggttccctccctggccgccgcccctcccctagatgggatctgaaggggccggccccctctccccttctcctataaatagtgggggtggAAGGGCTGCCAGAAGACCTAGACCCTTCCCATGGCGCAGCCCCTAcccctctcctacacctcctcctcctctgcagcgcttggcgaagccttgccggagaaccacgagctccatcaccaccacgccgtcgtgctgtcggagttctccctcaacttctcctctccccttgctggatcaagaaggaggagacgtcctcgggctgtacgtgtgttgaacgcggaggcgccgttgttcggcgcttagattggaatcgaccgcgatctgaatcgctgcgtgtacgactccaccaaccaggttcttgtaacgcttccgcttagcgatcttcaagggtatgaagatgcactccctctctctcgttgctagtacctcctagattgatcttggtgacacgtaggaaatttttgaattattgcCACGTTCTCCAACAATATCTTTTGACATGATGATGTGGTACACATTCTCCGAATCCCACTTAGAGATGGTGCCCAAGATTTCATGGCGTGGCAGTATGATAACAAAGGGGCCCATTCTGTCAAAAGTGCCTATAAGTTATATGTAGAACTGGAGAAGACACGGAGGGATGGAGGTGTTGGTGCGAGCTCCATGGTTCCGGGGAATTTAAGTAGCATAAGGGATGAATCCTGGAAGAGAATTTGGAAGTTACCTTGTCCCAGAAATATCCAAATGTTCACTTGGAGGCTTAAACACGAGTCCCTTGCGCTTCGTACCGCGGTTGCACGGAGGGGTATACCCATTGAAGACACTAAGTGTCTCTTCTGCAGTCGTGGGGAGGAGGATGGGGCGCATCTCTTCGTCAAATGCAAGCTTGCGAAGGAAGTGTGGCGGGACCTAACTCTGGAAAAGGAAAGAAGCGATCTGGAGAAGCTGGAGGGCGTGCATGCAATGATAGATTATATCTGGGGGCTAGATGAAAAAAAGAGGTTGCACATCCTCACTTTTTGGTGGCTATGGTGGGCCAATAGAAACAAGGCGAGGGAGGGTGAGATGCCGTTACCACTTGCAGAAGTGGCACGGCGAACGAGGAGCAGCGTCCTTGAATATGTGCAGATCTTCTACACGAAGGTCCACAAGCCGAAGCCAGACAAGTGGCGCCCACCTACTGCTGACGTTTATAAAATCAATGTTGATGGCTCGTTTGTGCCGGGGCAGCAGCATGCAGGATGGGGCGTAGCAGTGAGGGTGGCCGATGGCTCACTGGTGCATGCGAGGGCGGGACGACCAGAGCACACGTCAGATGCCTTTGCGGCCGAAGTGGTCGCTATGTCCCATGCAATCACCACTGCAGCTGATCTTGGAAAGATCAGGGTGGAGTTCAAGACGGATTCTCAACTCCTGGCCGAAGCCCTAGATGTGCGCAAGGTGGATTCATCGGCGTATGCGGTCGCTATAGAAGACATGAAGTATCAACTAAAGCTTTGGTTTTCTCAATTTTCTATTTCTGTTTGTAGATATAGTGCGAATTCTGTGGCACATAAGCTAGCCAATATTGGCCGCCAATGTGAACCCGACCACTGTTTGGTTTGGGAGTCCGATGTACCAGCCCGAGTGGGTGAATGTGTTGTGGGCGATATGCCTCACCACAGTTAAGTAATGAAGCTATgctttcctcaaaaaaaaaatccCCAATTTTGATCTTTCACCATTTCCTCTATTTTGTGTGCAGCAACCGGAACTGAATGCGTATATATGAGAGGCGTTTTACACAAGTAACATGTCACTCCTGTGTTAGTATTAGATCAAGGGGTATCTTAAGTTATCCTGGAATTATTACTGCAACCATCAGTCTCTGGGCAATGAATgcactccctctgtaaagaaatataagattGTTTAGATCACTAAATATTATTGTACTAATCCCGTCATGTTGTCATTAGCTGGTTCTTCTTCGGGTAATCAGCAATCTCGTAACTCGACGGAGGCATTGTTGAGCCATAGTTCAGATAAGAGTTGACATCTTCAGGGAAAAGATGTACTATTTCAGATAAGAGTTGACATCTTCAAGCAATATAAGAGTTGACATCTTCAGACCCATAGCACAGAACTCTGATCTAATCTAAAGCTCTATGCATAATCTCTTCTCACAATCGCAGGCATAAATTAAATAGAACAAAATAAAAACGCAGCACCATCCAAAAACTCCTGTTTTGTTTCCTAAACTGGAAAGGGGAAGAGACTGACAACTCACACATAGGAGTATGAAGTATTTACAGAACCATCATGGAAGGACGCCCTAATCACCAGCAGAAGACGATCTTCTGCCCCATCCACAGATGGGCAGGGTCACCAAAGAAAAAGTAAAAGAAAGAAAAATCCTAATACACGACGAGAGAGCCCGaggggacgacgacgacgacccagctagaaaataaaaaaaaggggGGGCGGCCCTAGGACTAGGAGTCGCCGCCGATGGAGATGGCGGGGCGGCCGACCCGGCCGAGCGGCGAGCGCGAGCGGTGCCGGCCGAGGTCCCGGAGGACGAGGCGCATCTCggccagctgctgctgctgctggtacGTGTCGTCCACCTTCACCTTGTCGCCCTCCTCCTCCTTGATCTTCCTCACCTGGCTGTGCaccacccgcgccgccgccagccgccgccctTCCTCGTCCCACGAATTCTCCATCGCCGGACCTCACGTGGCTTCTTCCTCTGATCTTTCTCGCGCCtccggatgacgacgacgacCGCCGATGAGATGAGATGGGAGATGTGTAAATGCACCAGTGCCACCGGTTCAACCCAGCCCAGCCCATGCGCTGCATGAGACGGGGCGCATAAATAGGGGCCACGTACGGCGGTGTGGAACGGGACGGGATCGGGATTGACCGGTTCCCCACACATCCGTGCCGTTTTTGCTGGAGCGACGAGCGCACGCAGCGTACCGCGTGTCCAGCCCCGCCCCGGTTTACCCGATCCATCCGCGGCGCCTCCCCCCGCTTTCCGCCGTCGCTTTCTTGGCCGATCTCGTGAAAAGGGACGCATATCATgtcagaaaaagaaagaaaagggaTGCATATCCGTTCACGGCCCGTCGACGTGTACCGGTGTACGGGTTGACGTCGCGCGCCTGCCGTCCGTTGTGGCGGTCGACGGTGCCTATCCGAACAACGGGCCCTCCACGTGTCCTCCTGCCCGGCCGTTGCTCCTGCTTTTTTTTTCATTGTTGCTTCAGCTCGGTTTGGATAGCTCGTCTATCCAACTCCAATCCAACTGATCTTCTAAAAATAAGCCGTGCAAATCCATTTGAGTATTTCCGTGCCGTTTTTGTTTTCAGTCAGTCAGTTGTGCGTGTGGGTCTGTGGGAGCCGGGGAACAGACGGATACGTATAGTCGTATACGCCATGTTTGCGACAGTGCGGGCGCGCTGTTGATTGCAGGTAGCGAAAGGACGCGTCAGGTTTTGTGCGGTGGCCGTTGCGTGATCGGGGAGAGGGCGGAACGGCAGCCGCAAAGCCATGAACGAACGCGTGGAATTGGTTTGGATAGAAACGGGAAGGGCCGCCGCAAAGCAGTGGCTGTCGATGGAAGCGAAGGGTGGCCGCACAGCCCCCGCGCCCGCGGGTGGATCGGACGACGCGCGTTCGTGTGGCCGGACGGCCGacgggtgtgtgtgtgtgcgcgccgCGGAGGAGCCTTTTTCAAGAGGCACCGCGTTGAAACATTTCAAGGGCGTCGTACTCAAGACTTACCATCAGGCGCAGCAAGTCGCAACTCCGCTGATAAGCAATCGAGAGGTAAAGGACGCAATTCCGCTGATAAGCAATCGTGAGGTATAGGAGGATTATACTCCCCCGTTCCTTTTTAttccgcatataagatttgtgtcgagtcaaactttacaaaacttgaccaaatttatataaaaaaaataAACATCTACAATATCAAATATACATAATATGAAACTATATTTCATAATGAATCTAAAGATATTCCTTTGGCATTGTAAATGTTGATATTTTTTTTATAAGTTTGGTCAAACTAAATATACATTGATTTCAGACAAAAGTTATATACATACTAAAAAAATGAAGATAGTAGCTtactattgtacttgctctaagaCAAAAGTGACGCCAAATACAAGAGGCTAGCACGAATCTCAGCGCGAAATTCGTTGCACCGAAATCTACATGAAGTCCAAATAATTTTAGTTGGCTGTAAAAATAGCACTTTTGAAAATATTCCTGACATCTAAGTCCTCTAGATCACGGGAAGATCCTCCACGATAGCCTTGGTTTGCTTACATGGCATTTTTGTCCATGTGGTCGAAAGAGTTCCGAGCGAAAGTTTTGACCCGACTTTGTCGGTGCCGTCAACAGCGGCGCTTTCGGGCATTGTTTCCCTCCTTGGGGGCGTCGTTTTGATACTCATATTCCTCTATGAGTGGCTCGAGCTCTTAGGGTGAAAACCTAAGCTCCAAATGATTTTCGGAGCGGGCCACTGCGGCATCTTCGCCGTTTCCCCCTTGGGGGCATTGCTTGGGAAAGCTAGCTTATGCTTGATGTGTTTAGTTTCCTCCTGCGTGGGTTTGTTGGATGCCAGGGAAGCAACCCCAGACGGCTGATGCGCCCCGAGGCGACGGCCTTGGAAAATGATGCGTGAGGCGGCTCTATGGAACAGGGTAGCGACTCGACTTTTGCTTGGGTGGCAACCTTTGGGCCACTTGGGCAGTAGGTTTGTTAGCCCGACCGATGCGCCCCATTGGGGGCTGTTGGACGGTATGTCGGGGCGGCGGCCCAAGATATGGTGCGGCGTTCGTGATCTATGTGTGTTTGTTCTGGGCAGTGTAGGTTGCGAGCATCTAGGTCGTGCGGCGTTGCAACTCGAGAGCCAGCAGTGGCATGTTGGGGTGGGCAGCTCCGGATGTGGTGCAGTGTTGGTGTTCTGCATGCGGTTGCCCTGAGTAGGGTGGGTTGCGGGCATCCGGGCCGTGCGGCGCTGCAGCTCGATAGCCAGCGATGGCATGACGGGGCGGTGGCCCCGGAAGGTGGTGTTGGTAGGCTGCACAGGGTGCGGCATGGCGGATGTAGGTTGGGCGGCGACATCAAGCACTTTTGACCTCGTGTCGTGTGGGCGACGAGATTGCTCTCGACGCTGGTGTTGGCGTCAAGCCTTCTGTGGCAACGATGATGGGGGAGTGATGTTAGAGGCACGACAATGATTGCGGTAGTCGGCTCTTCTCCGGCATGTCTATGGGATTGCCTATGTTGGTTTGTTGCTGCAAAATCGAAGCTGTTGTGGTGGGGCCCACTGGTGTACGATGACAAACAACAGGTGGTTTATTTGATGCAGCGTCACCTGTGCTTAACGGTTCTTTGTCAGAGTCGGAGCTATGTTGTCTGGTCGCAAGTGGCTGAGTCCTGGCACGGATCTTCATTTAGCTCCACACGACGTGTACAACGTAGGCTGAGTTGACAAACGCCTACGACGAACTTGGAGTCGTTGGTTTTAGTAATGACGATGACACCTCTAGGAAAGGAAGGAGTGATAATGATGACGCCTGCATACTGTCTTGGTGAGGTTCTCTTTGGAGCGGTGTGAGTGGGATAGTTTATGTATGTCAGCTTAATGATTGTGATAGGAAATATTGGCACTATATAGAGTATCTTGACTCTAAATAGTTACATGCAACCCTTTGTAATGGATGTACGCTATAGAATATATACCGTAGTGTGTGTAGTTCAATGGTAAAACATCTTCTTGCCAGTGCTTCAAACAATTTTGTCTTTTCCATATTACCATATCTCTAGAGTCAATAATTTTCTACGAGAAACTACTAAACTCAATCACTTGCTTTGTAAAAGGAGTTTATTAAATTCATATTTTTAGTTCCACTACACTACCAAATACGGATACGCCCCCATGGGCTTTAGCAATGTTATTGATTAACTCCCCCCTTCTATATCATAAAGAAAAGATGTAGTATTTTAAAACTTCTTGAACCAGCCTATCCTTCCTAGGTAGGGGACTTCATTTTTTTTATTATGTCCCTTATCTTCCTTTCATAAAAAGGAATGAATAGCTTGGCTAGATGGAATAACCGAGCCAACTTTTCCGTACGATTTTTCATAATTAATTGGATAGTCAGGTTTTCACCAATTAACATCCCATTTATCCATTTTGGGCTTGTCTTTGTTGGGCAATGCATATCCATTTATTTTCattattttctttttttcgtcAATTTGAGGGATTACCACGTAGTTTGGTACCTTTTGTGTTGGGTTTGTCTTTGTTTGGAAAAAGATAATCTATATCCATTTAGTTTCATTggattttttttctgttttgtCAATGCGCAATTGTAAATTACACATTTTGGTGTTCTACAAAATGACAAAGACAAATAAACCTAAAAGGGTACTTTCATTTGTGTTATTATGATACTATAGAGAAGCCCATGGAGATACACATACATGACAGAAAATGTTCATTTTCACatacatactccctccattccaatgaATAATGCACAGATGTTTTTTGAAATTCAACTCTGACCGTAAATTACATCGATAATATGAATTTTTGTGACCTCAGAATTCTACTGTTGAAAACTTATTTTCAATACTAATTCAACTGTATATTTGTTATTACATACAAACTGCATTTGATTGGTctaatttatggtcaaagttaaATTTTAAAATGCGTGCGTGCCTTATTCATTAGAATAAAGTGAGTAGAAGAGAAACACATACATACATGTGTCAGTTTCTATTTGTTCTAAAATTTGAATAAAGCTCAATTGTATTCCAGTCGACTGTCAAATAGACAGTCCCTTTTTTACATTGACAATAATTGTGCAGTGACCTTATAATCAACAATCAACGACAGGACA containing:
- the LOC125514525 gene encoding uncharacterized protein LOC125514525 gives rise to the protein MENSWDEEGRRLAAARVVHSQVRKIKEEEGDKVKVDDTYQQQQQLAEMRLVLRDLGRHRSRSPLGRVGRPAISIGGDS